GGCCATGATAACTCCTCAAAATATCGCGAAATTTTAACACAGTTCGAGCGCCGCCCTACGGTGTCGGCCTGTCGGCCCGACCTGTGCGACTAACGCAAACATGTACTTTGGTGAGCCGGAAATCCGGCCGCACATTACTTTCCGTCCTTGTCCGGCGAGCGCTTGAGCGCTGCCAGCGCCGCGAACGGAGACGGCTTATCCTCGTCTTCGGGTGCCGGAGCCGGTTCGGCCAATCCGTCGCTCCCCGTGGCCAGGCTATCGTGAACAGTCGGACAAACCTCATGTTTCGGCACGATCGGCAAAGCCAACAGCAATTCTTCCTCGATCAATTCCAGCAGATCGAAATGTCTGGAACCCACCAGCGCTTCGAGTTCGTCCTCGTCGAGCGGACGGTCTTCCGCAGCCGCTTCGTCAGGCACGATCTCGAACGTCGTTTCCGAATCGAGCGGCGCTTCGAACGG
This is a stretch of genomic DNA from Pandoraea faecigallinarum. It encodes these proteins:
- a CDS encoding YceD family protein, yielding MSVMNEYIVDLFEFARTGRVAEGDVQLAALPRMVTEVPAEVSASGRARSVFHWRAEGAEEPVLRADGKPAVVQFLTLKVEGPMWLECQRCLTPFEAPLDSETTFEIVPDEAAAEDRPLDEDELEALVGSRHFDLLELIEEELLLALPIVPKHEVCPTVHDSLATGSDGLAEPAPAPEDEDKPSPFAALAALKRSPDKDGK